From Cyclopterus lumpus isolate fCycLum1 chromosome 4, fCycLum1.pri, whole genome shotgun sequence, a single genomic window includes:
- the klhl26 gene encoding kelch-like protein 26 isoform X2: protein MAESDGGDFASKHPQSRAMFTGGMRESNQDTIELKGLSARGLKHIIDFAYSAEVTLDLDCIQDVLGAAVFLQMVPVVELCEEFLKSAMSVETCLHIGQMATTFSLSSLKESVDAFTFHHFLQIAEEEDFLHIPMERLVFFLQSNKLKNCSEIDLFHAAIRWLQYDESRRAQASRVLCHVRFPLMRSSELVDSVQTVDIMVEDVLCRQYLLEAFNYQILPFRQHEMQSSRTVMRSDVLSVITFGGTPYTDNDRTVSTKVYHLPDLASRQFKELTEMETGCSHACVAVLDNFVYIIGGQHLQYRSGEGAVDSCFRYDPHLSQWLRIQPLQEARIQFQLNVLHGQLYATGGRNRSGSLSSVECYCPKKNEWTNMEPLKRRIWGHAGTPCGEKLYISGGYGVSLDDKKTLHCYDPASDQWDFRAPMNEPRVLHAMISTRDRVYALGGRMDHVDRCFDVLAAEYYIPENDQWTTVSPMRAGQSEAGCCLLDRKIYIVGGYNWHLNNVTSIVQVYNTETDEWERDLHFPESFAGIACTTIIIPQNITQR from the exons ATGGCGGAGTCGGATGGCGGGGACTTTGCTTCGAAACATCCACAGAGCAG AGCAATGTTTACCGGAGGCATGAGGGAGTCAAATCAAGATACCATTGAGCTGAAGGGTCTGTCTGCCCGTGGCCTGAAACATATCATTGACTTTGCCTACAGTGCAGAAGTCACTTTAGATCTGGACTGTATTCAGGATGTCCTCGGGGCAGCTGTGTTTCTCCAGATGGTCCCAGTCGTGGAGCTctgtgaggagttcctcaagTCGGCGATGAGCGTGGAGACCTGCCTGCACATTGGCCAGATGGCCACCACCTTCAGCCTGTCTTCCCTCAAAGAGTCGGTGGATGCCTTCACCTTCCATCACTTCCTCCAGAttgcggaggaggaggactttcTGCACATTCCCATGGAGCGCCTCGTCTTCTTTCTGCAGAGCAACAAACTGAAGAACTGTAGCGAAATCGACCTCTTCCACGCCGCGATCAGGTGGCTCCAGTATGACGAGTCTCGTCGGGCTCAAGCCAGCAGGGTCCTCTGCCATGTGCGCTTCCCGCTCATGCGCTCCTCTGAGCTGGTGGACAGTGTTCAGACGGTGGACATCATGGTGGAAGATGTGCTGTGCCGCCAGTATCTCCTCGAGGCCTTCAATTACCAGATCCTTCCCTTCCGACAGCACGAGATGCAGTCTTCGCGGACAGTCATGCGCTCTGACGTCTTGTCAGTCATCACCTTTGGCGGGACGCCCTACACGGACAACGACCGCACAGTGAGCACCAAGGTGTACCATCTCCCCGACTTGGCTTCCCGTCAGTTCAAAGAGCtgacagagatggagacaggGTGCAGCCACGCTTGCGTTGCCGTACTTGATAACTTTGTGTACATCATTGGTGGACAGCACCTGCAGTACCGCAGCGGTGAGGGGGCGGTAGACAGCTGTTTCCGCTACGATCCGCATCTGAGCCAGTGGCTGCGCATCCAGCCTCTGCAGGAGGCTCGCATCCAGTTTCAGCTCAACGTGCTGCACGGACAGCTGTACGCCACTGGAGGGCGCAATCGATCTGGCAGTCTGTCATCTGTTGAGTGTTACTGCCCAAAGAAGAACGAGTGGACTAATATGGAACCCTTAAAGCGCAGGATTTGGGGTCATGCAGGGACTCCTTGTGGAGAAAAGCTGTATATCTCCGGGGGTTATGGCGTTTCGTTGGATGACAAGAAAACTCTTCACTGCTACGACCCAGCATCAGACCAGTGGGACTTCAGAGCCCCAATGAATGAACCCAGAGTGCTGCATGCCATGATCAGCACCAGGGATCGGGTGTATGCTCTGGGCGGTCGCATGGACCATGTGGACCGTTGTTTTGATGTGCTTGCAGCCGAGTATTACATTCCAGAGAACGACCAGTGGACCACCGTGAGTCCCATGAGAGCAGGGCAGTCTGAGGCAGGCTGTTGTTTACTGGACAGGAAGATCTACATCGTCGGTGGCTACAACTGGCACCTGAACAACGTCACAAGCATCGTGCAGGTGTACAACACGGAGACTGATGAGTGGGAGAGGGATTTGCACTTTCCAGAATCCTTTGCTGGCATCGCTTGTACGACAATTATTATTCCACAGAACATCACACAACGCTAA
- the klhl26 gene encoding kelch-like protein 26 isoform X1 yields MAESDGGDFASKHPQSSISMANKNSTLRCAFSASSHSATLLQGLSVLRAQGQLLDVVLAINEERFQVHKAVLAACSDYFRAMFTGGMRESNQDTIELKGLSARGLKHIIDFAYSAEVTLDLDCIQDVLGAAVFLQMVPVVELCEEFLKSAMSVETCLHIGQMATTFSLSSLKESVDAFTFHHFLQIAEEEDFLHIPMERLVFFLQSNKLKNCSEIDLFHAAIRWLQYDESRRAQASRVLCHVRFPLMRSSELVDSVQTVDIMVEDVLCRQYLLEAFNYQILPFRQHEMQSSRTVMRSDVLSVITFGGTPYTDNDRTVSTKVYHLPDLASRQFKELTEMETGCSHACVAVLDNFVYIIGGQHLQYRSGEGAVDSCFRYDPHLSQWLRIQPLQEARIQFQLNVLHGQLYATGGRNRSGSLSSVECYCPKKNEWTNMEPLKRRIWGHAGTPCGEKLYISGGYGVSLDDKKTLHCYDPASDQWDFRAPMNEPRVLHAMISTRDRVYALGGRMDHVDRCFDVLAAEYYIPENDQWTTVSPMRAGQSEAGCCLLDRKIYIVGGYNWHLNNVTSIVQVYNTETDEWERDLHFPESFAGIACTTIIIPQNITQR; encoded by the exons ATGGCGGAGTCGGATGGCGGGGACTTTGCTTCGAAACATCCACAGAGCAG taTCAGTATGGCTAACAAGAATAGCACTCTGCGCTGTGCATTCTCCGCCTCAAGCCACAGTGCCACCCTCCTCCAGGGCTTGTCGGTCTTGCGGGCTCAGGGCCAACTGCTTGACGTTGTGCTGGCCATCAATGAGGAGCGCTTCCAGGTCCACAAAGCTGTGCTTGCCGCCTGTAGTGATTACTTCAG AGCAATGTTTACCGGAGGCATGAGGGAGTCAAATCAAGATACCATTGAGCTGAAGGGTCTGTCTGCCCGTGGCCTGAAACATATCATTGACTTTGCCTACAGTGCAGAAGTCACTTTAGATCTGGACTGTATTCAGGATGTCCTCGGGGCAGCTGTGTTTCTCCAGATGGTCCCAGTCGTGGAGCTctgtgaggagttcctcaagTCGGCGATGAGCGTGGAGACCTGCCTGCACATTGGCCAGATGGCCACCACCTTCAGCCTGTCTTCCCTCAAAGAGTCGGTGGATGCCTTCACCTTCCATCACTTCCTCCAGAttgcggaggaggaggactttcTGCACATTCCCATGGAGCGCCTCGTCTTCTTTCTGCAGAGCAACAAACTGAAGAACTGTAGCGAAATCGACCTCTTCCACGCCGCGATCAGGTGGCTCCAGTATGACGAGTCTCGTCGGGCTCAAGCCAGCAGGGTCCTCTGCCATGTGCGCTTCCCGCTCATGCGCTCCTCTGAGCTGGTGGACAGTGTTCAGACGGTGGACATCATGGTGGAAGATGTGCTGTGCCGCCAGTATCTCCTCGAGGCCTTCAATTACCAGATCCTTCCCTTCCGACAGCACGAGATGCAGTCTTCGCGGACAGTCATGCGCTCTGACGTCTTGTCAGTCATCACCTTTGGCGGGACGCCCTACACGGACAACGACCGCACAGTGAGCACCAAGGTGTACCATCTCCCCGACTTGGCTTCCCGTCAGTTCAAAGAGCtgacagagatggagacaggGTGCAGCCACGCTTGCGTTGCCGTACTTGATAACTTTGTGTACATCATTGGTGGACAGCACCTGCAGTACCGCAGCGGTGAGGGGGCGGTAGACAGCTGTTTCCGCTACGATCCGCATCTGAGCCAGTGGCTGCGCATCCAGCCTCTGCAGGAGGCTCGCATCCAGTTTCAGCTCAACGTGCTGCACGGACAGCTGTACGCCACTGGAGGGCGCAATCGATCTGGCAGTCTGTCATCTGTTGAGTGTTACTGCCCAAAGAAGAACGAGTGGACTAATATGGAACCCTTAAAGCGCAGGATTTGGGGTCATGCAGGGACTCCTTGTGGAGAAAAGCTGTATATCTCCGGGGGTTATGGCGTTTCGTTGGATGACAAGAAAACTCTTCACTGCTACGACCCAGCATCAGACCAGTGGGACTTCAGAGCCCCAATGAATGAACCCAGAGTGCTGCATGCCATGATCAGCACCAGGGATCGGGTGTATGCTCTGGGCGGTCGCATGGACCATGTGGACCGTTGTTTTGATGTGCTTGCAGCCGAGTATTACATTCCAGAGAACGACCAGTGGACCACCGTGAGTCCCATGAGAGCAGGGCAGTCTGAGGCAGGCTGTTGTTTACTGGACAGGAAGATCTACATCGTCGGTGGCTACAACTGGCACCTGAACAACGTCACAAGCATCGTGCAGGTGTACAACACGGAGACTGATGAGTGGGAGAGGGATTTGCACTTTCCAGAATCCTTTGCTGGCATCGCTTGTACGACAATTATTATTCCACAGAACATCACACAACGCTAA